From a single Brassica napus cultivar Da-Ae chromosome C9, Da-Ae, whole genome shotgun sequence genomic region:
- the LOC106382190 gene encoding nuclear transport factor 2 isoform X2 has protein sequence MAQQEASTSPGAEVVGRAFVEQYYHILHQSPGLVHRFYQDSSLLTRPDLTGSVTTVTTMQAINDNIMSLNYEDYTAEIDTADAQESYERGVIVLVTGRLTGKDNVRKKFSQTFFLAPQDKGYFVLNDVFRFLEEKEVVTTQARSVTIKDVQAPVEPESVVVSHEAEVEPEPVATIEEEDIENVAEVYDDPCEKDGVVVDVEPIEPPAQIIHSEILSVSNGDPPTYASILKLMKSSPAPPTHVARNKPRAAAPVRTNQKPAPPPAETALPPNASSGLENDHNSSNVDVEDDGHSIYVRNLPFDTTPTQLEEVFKSFGDVKHEGIQVRSNKQGFCFGFVEFETSSGKQSALEASPITIGDRQVVLEEKKTNSRGGNNGGGRGRYFGGRGSFRNESFKGGRGGGGGVGGGGRGWYGRGEFSGRPNPRNGGEGYQRVPQNGGGGRGGGGRGGPRGGGVSS, from the exons ATGGCACAGCAGGAAGCTAGCACTTCCCCTGGTGCTGAGGTTGTAGGCCGTGCCTTCGTGGAGCAATACTACCACATTCTTCACCAATCTCCCGGTTTAGTTCACCGGTTCTATCAAGATTCCAGCTTGCTAACCCGTCCTGATCTTACCGGTTCTGTCACCACTGTCACTACTATGCAA GCGATCAATGATAACATCATGTCACTGAACTATGAAGACTACACGGCGGAGATAGACACTGCAGATGCTCAGGAGTCTTATGAGCGAGGGGTTATTGTGTTGGTAACCGGACGCTTAACCGGGAAGGATAATGTGAGGAAGAAGTTCAGCCAAACATTCTTCTTGGCTCCACAAGACAAGGGCTACTTTGTCTTAAACGATGTGTTTCGTTTCCTCGAGGAGAAAGAGGTGGTGACTACACAAGCAAGGTCTGTGACCATCAAGGATGTTCAGGCTCCTGTTGAACCAG AAAGTGTTGTTGTTAGTCATGAGGCTGAGGTTGAGCCAGAGCCAGTTGCTACTATTGAGGAGGAAGATATTGAGAATGTGGCGGAGGTGTATGATGATCCTTGTGAGAAAGATGGAGTTGTTGTTGACGTTGAGCCTATAGAGCCTCCAGCTCAAATAATTCACAGTGAGATTCTATCAGTGTCTAATGGAGATCCTCCTACCTATGCTTCAATC CTCAAACTGATGAAAAGCAGTCCAGCACCACCAACACACGTTGCTCGGAACAAGCCAAGAGCAGCAGCTCCAGTCAGAACCAACCAGAAGCCAGCTCCTCCTCCTGCTGAGACTGCATTACCTCCCAATGCTTCTTCAGGTCTTGAGAATGATCACAACAGTAGCAATGTTGATGTGGAAG ATGATGGTCACTCGATTTATGTCCGGAACTTACCTTTTGACACCACACCAACACAACTTGAAGAGGTGTTCAAGAGCTTTGGTGATGTTAAGCACGAGGGGATTCAAGTCAGAAGCAATAag CAAGGTTTCTGTTTTGGTTTTGTGGAGTTCGAAACATCTAGTGGAAAGCAAAGTGCGCTTGAGGCCTCACCGATTACAATTGGTGATCGTCAAGTTGTTTTGGAGGAGAAGAAAACAAACAGTCGAG GAGGTAACAATGGAGGTGGTAGAGGAAGGTACTTTGGAGGAAGAGGAAGCTTCAGGAACGAGAGTTTCAAAGGAGgacgtggtggtggtggtggtgtaggaggaggaggaagaggatggTATGGAAGAGGTGAGTTTTCAGGTAGACCAAACCCGCGGAATGGAGGAGAAGGTTACCAGAGAGTTCCTCAAAACGGAGGTGGTGGAAGAGGAGGCGGAGGACGTGGCGGGCCTCGCGGTGGTGGTGTTTCATCTTGA
- the LOC106382190 gene encoding nuclear transport factor 2 isoform X1, whose translation MAQQEASTSPGAEVVGRAFVEQYYHILHQSPGLVHRFYQDSSLLTRPDLTGSVTTVTTMQAINDNIMSLNYEDYTAEIDTADAQESYERGVIVLVTGRLTGKDNVRKKFSQTFFLAPQDKGYFVLNDVFRFLEEKEVVTTQARSVTIKDVQAPVEPESVVVSHEAEVEPEPVATIEEEDIENVAEVYDDPCEKDGVVVDVEPIEPPAQIIHSEILSVSNGDPPTYASILKLMKSSPAPPTHVARNKPRAAAPVRTNQKPAPPPAETALPPNASSGLENDHNSSNVDVEDDGHSIYVRNLPFDTTPTQLEEVFKSFGDVKHEGIQVRSNKQQGFCFGFVEFETSSGKQSALEASPITIGDRQVVLEEKKTNSRGGNNGGGRGRYFGGRGSFRNESFKGGRGGGGGVGGGGRGWYGRGEFSGRPNPRNGGEGYQRVPQNGGGGRGGGGRGGPRGGGVSS comes from the exons ATGGCACAGCAGGAAGCTAGCACTTCCCCTGGTGCTGAGGTTGTAGGCCGTGCCTTCGTGGAGCAATACTACCACATTCTTCACCAATCTCCCGGTTTAGTTCACCGGTTCTATCAAGATTCCAGCTTGCTAACCCGTCCTGATCTTACCGGTTCTGTCACCACTGTCACTACTATGCAA GCGATCAATGATAACATCATGTCACTGAACTATGAAGACTACACGGCGGAGATAGACACTGCAGATGCTCAGGAGTCTTATGAGCGAGGGGTTATTGTGTTGGTAACCGGACGCTTAACCGGGAAGGATAATGTGAGGAAGAAGTTCAGCCAAACATTCTTCTTGGCTCCACAAGACAAGGGCTACTTTGTCTTAAACGATGTGTTTCGTTTCCTCGAGGAGAAAGAGGTGGTGACTACACAAGCAAGGTCTGTGACCATCAAGGATGTTCAGGCTCCTGTTGAACCAG AAAGTGTTGTTGTTAGTCATGAGGCTGAGGTTGAGCCAGAGCCAGTTGCTACTATTGAGGAGGAAGATATTGAGAATGTGGCGGAGGTGTATGATGATCCTTGTGAGAAAGATGGAGTTGTTGTTGACGTTGAGCCTATAGAGCCTCCAGCTCAAATAATTCACAGTGAGATTCTATCAGTGTCTAATGGAGATCCTCCTACCTATGCTTCAATC CTCAAACTGATGAAAAGCAGTCCAGCACCACCAACACACGTTGCTCGGAACAAGCCAAGAGCAGCAGCTCCAGTCAGAACCAACCAGAAGCCAGCTCCTCCTCCTGCTGAGACTGCATTACCTCCCAATGCTTCTTCAGGTCTTGAGAATGATCACAACAGTAGCAATGTTGATGTGGAAG ATGATGGTCACTCGATTTATGTCCGGAACTTACCTTTTGACACCACACCAACACAACTTGAAGAGGTGTTCAAGAGCTTTGGTGATGTTAAGCACGAGGGGATTCAAGTCAGAAGCAATAag CAGCAAGGTTTCTGTTTTGGTTTTGTGGAGTTCGAAACATCTAGTGGAAAGCAAAGTGCGCTTGAGGCCTCACCGATTACAATTGGTGATCGTCAAGTTGTTTTGGAGGAGAAGAAAACAAACAGTCGAG GAGGTAACAATGGAGGTGGTAGAGGAAGGTACTTTGGAGGAAGAGGAAGCTTCAGGAACGAGAGTTTCAAAGGAGgacgtggtggtggtggtggtgtaggaggaggaggaagaggatggTATGGAAGAGGTGAGTTTTCAGGTAGACCAAACCCGCGGAATGGAGGAGAAGGTTACCAGAGAGTTCCTCAAAACGGAGGTGGTGGAAGAGGAGGCGGAGGACGTGGCGGGCCTCGCGGTGGTGGTGTTTCATCTTGA
- the LOC106382189 gene encoding replication protein A 70 kDa DNA-binding subunit D gives MQNSVTPDAISAVLSNPSFDSSSDRSEIVVQVVDLKPIGNRYTFSANDGKTRVKAMFTASLTPEIVSGKIQNLGLIRLVDFTVNDISSKSTKYFLVTKCETVASVLDSEIDLEGKKDEEEGGEAKRQKLDHTPVNDVKETGITLKPKQEFVSKSASQIITEQRGNAAPAARMAMTRRVHPLVSLNPYQGSWTIKVRVTNKGTMRNYKNARGEGCVFNVELTDEEGTQIQATMFNDAARKFYDRFQLGKVYYISRGSLKLANKQFKTVQNDYEMTLNENSEVEEASNEETFVPETKFNFVPIEELGMYVNQKELIDLIGVVQSVSPTMSIRRRTDNEMIPKRDITLADESKKTVVVSLWNDLATGVGQELLDMADKSPVIAIKSLKVGDFQGVSLSTIRRSNVVINPESPEAKKLKSWFDSEGKEASMSSIGSGISPLAKNGSWSMYTDRVLLSHITSNPSLGEEKPVFFSTRGYISFIKPDQTMWYQACKTCNKKVTEAMDSGYWCEGCQKKDEECSLRYIMVVKVSDSTGEAWFSSFNDEAENIIGCSADELNKLRSEGGEVNEFQTKLKEATWSSHVFRISVTQNEYNGEKRQRVTVKGVAPVDFAAEARLLLQDISKKN, from the exons ATGCAGAACTCGGTGACCCCAGATGCTATCTCCGCCGTATTGTCAAACCCATCCTTTGATTCCTCTTCCGATCGATCTGAGATCGTCGTTCAAGTCGTCGATCTCAAGCCTATCGGCAATCGTTATAC ATTTAGTGCAAACGATGGGAAGACGAGAGTGAAAGCTATGTTTACAGCTTCGTTAACACCTGAGATCGTTTCTGGGAAGATTCAGAATCTGGGTCTGATCCGTCTCGTTGATTTCACTGTTAACGATATCTCCAGCAAATCAACAAA GTATTTTCTTGTGACGAAATGTGAGACTGTTGCGTCTGTGCTTGATTCTGAGATTGACTTGGAAGGTAAGAAGGACGAGGAGGAAGGTGGTGAGGCAAAGAGGCAGAAGCTAGATCACACTCCCGTGAATGATGTTAAAGAGACTGGAATCACGTTGAAACCGAAACAGGAGTTTGTTTCAAAATCAGCTTCTCAGATAATCACTGAACAGAGGGGAAA tgCTGCACCAGCTGCAAGAATGGCTATGACCAGAAGAGTGCATCCACTTGTGTCCTTGAATCCCTATCAAGGAAGCTGGACCATCAAAGTCCGAGTCACTAACAAGGGAACCATGAGAAACTACAAGAACGCTAGAGGAGAAGGATGTGTCTTCAATGTCGAACTAACAGATGAAGAA GGAACACAAATTCAAGCTACGATGTTCAATGATGCTGCCCGGAAGTTCTATGACAGGTTCCAGCTCGGAAAGGTCTATTATATCTCTAGGGGATCGCTTAAACTTGCTAACAAGCAGTTCAAGACTGTTCAGAATGATTACGAGATGACACTGAATGAAAACTCGGAGGTGGAGGAAGCTAGTAACGAGGAAACGTTTGTCCCTGAGACGAAATTCAACTTTGTACCCATTGAAGAGTTGGGTATGTACGTGAATCAGAAGGAGCTTATTG ATCTTATCGGAGTTGTTCAAAGTGTTTCGCCTACCATGAGTATTAGAAGGAGAACTGACAATGAGATGATACCCAAGAGGGATATAACTTTGGCTGATGAGTCAAAGAAGACCGTTGTGGTGTCTCTGTGGAACGACCTGGCAACCGGCGTAGGTCAAGAGCTTCTGGATATGGCTGATAAGTCCCCTGTGATTGCAATCAAGTCTCTCAAAGTTGGAGACTTTCAAG GTGTTTCGTTGTCCACCATCAGGAGAAGCAATGTGGTGATAAATCCTGAATCACCAGAGGCGAAAAAGCTGAAATCTTGGTTTGATTCTGAAGGCAAGGAGGCATCCATGTCTTCCATTGGCTCAGGGATTAGCCCACTTGCTAAGAATGGATCTTGGTCTATGTATACAGACCGAGTCCTTCTCTCTCACATCACAAGCAACCCATCTCTAGGAGAGGAAAAG CCTGTGTTTTTCAGCACAAGGGGTTACATAAGCTTCATCAAACCAGACCAGACAATGTGGTACCAAGCGTGTAAGACTTGTAACAAGAAAGTGACTGAAGCAATGGACTCTGGTTACTGGTGTGAAGGTTGCcagaagaaagatgaagaatgcAGCTTAAG gTACATAATGGTGGTGAAAGTCTCTGACTCAACAGGAGAAGCTTGGTTTTCCTCATTCAACGACGAGGCTGAGAACATTATTGGATGTTCAGCTGATGAACTCAACAAACTAAGATCTGAG GGAGGTGAAGTAAATGAGTTTCAGACAAAGCTGAAAGAAGCAACGTGGTCGTCTCATGTCTTCAGGATTAGTGTCACTCAGAATGAGTACAATGGTGAGAAGAGGCAGAGGGTGACTGTGAAAGGAGTGGCTCCTGTTGATTTTGCTGCTGAAGCAAGATTGTTGCTCCAAGACATCTCCAAGAAGAACTAA
- the LOC106382193 gene encoding glycine-rich RNA-binding protein 3, mitochondrial — protein MAFLSKFGNVLKQTTSKQLSANGSLSSPSLFQAIRCMSSSKLFIGGMEYGMNEDSLREAFSKYGEVVETRVILDRETGRSRGFGFVTFTSTEAASSAIQALDGQDLHGRIVKVNYAHDRTSGGGGYGGGGYGGGGSGGYGGGGAGGYGGGGYGTSGGYGSSGYGESSTASAGAVGGYNGSGGYGEGSTANAGAVGGYGSGNTYGSSNGGFAGENQVGGDNSQFSGENTQFGVGGGQCGGEAQFGGMENGAVGDFEDDTDVAKRA, from the exons ATGGCTTTTTTGAGTAAATTCGGAAACGTATTGAAGCAGACGACGAGCAAGCAGCTCAGTGCTAATGGTTCTTTATCAAGCCCTTCGCTTTTTCAGGCGATAAGGTGTATGTCATCTTCTAAGCTCTTTATTGGAG GTATGGAGTATGGCATGAATGAGGATAGCTTAAGAGAAGCTTTCAGCAAATACGGTGAAGTTGTTGAAA CGAGGGTTATTTTGGATCGTGAAACTGGTAGGTCGAGGGGGTTTGGGTTTGTTACATTCACCTCTACTGAGGCGGCCTCTAGTGCTATCCAAGCTTTGGACGGGCAG GATCTTCATGGCCGTATTGTTAAAGTGAATTATGCACATGATAGAACAAGTGGCGGTGGTGGTTATGGAGGCGGTGGCTATGGAGGTGGTGGTTCTGGCGGATATGGAGGCGGTGGTGCTGGTGGCTATGGAGGAGGTGGATATGGTACAAGCGGCGGGTATGGATCTAGTGGTTATGGTGAGAGTTCAACGGCAAGTGCAGGTGCTGTTGGTGGCTACAATGGAAGTGGTGGTTATGGTGAGGGCTCAACTGCAAATGCAGGTGCTGTTGGTGGCTATGGTAGTGGCAATACTTACGGTAGCAGCAATGGTGGATTCGCTGGGGAGAACCAGGTTGGTGGCGATAACTCTCAGTTCAGTGGTGAGAATACTCAGTTTGGTGTTGGTGGTGGCCAATGTGGCGGCGAGGCTCAGTTTGGAGGCATGGAGAATGGAGCGGTTGGAGATTTCGAAGATGACACTGATGTTGCCAAAAGAGCTTAA
- the LOC106382194 gene encoding LOW QUALITY PROTEIN: histone deacetylase 5 (The sequence of the model RefSeq protein was modified relative to this genomic sequence to represent the inferred CDS: inserted 1 base in 1 codon; deleted 2 bases in 1 codon) has product MATAGDTETASWRSDLSKVDVWYASXGSNMWKPSFLFYIQGGQAAGMKKACVGAMDKTPPKETTWGTFPNRLFFGRESTVTWGVGGFAFLNPLTNLSDQTHMCFYRITLEQFNDVLFQENGMKVDSDSPLFDLSALQLVQNNGSIPLAKAGWYGNVVCAGKESDIPILTMTCTLSVLEKFTSGEVPLRPPAKAYANTLVMGLVEGGRLSEEEAWAYIDNAASKPL; this is encoded by the exons ATGGCCACGGCAGGAGACACTGAAACTGCATCTTGGAGAAGTGATCTCTCAAAGGTTGACGTTTGGTATGCAT TTGGATCCAACATGTGGAAACCGAGTTTCCTTTTCTATATTCAAGGGGGACAA GCGGCTGGAATGAAGAAGGCATGTGTTGGTGCAATGGATAAAACTCCACCAAAGGAAACAACGTGGGGAACGTTTCCAAACAGGCTATTCTTTGGCCGTGAATCTACAGTTACTTGGGGGGTG GGAGGATTTGCTTTCCTCAACCCTCTCACTAATCTCAGTGATCAAACTCACATGTGTTTCTACAGAATCAC TCTTGAGCAGTTCAACGATGTACTGTTTCAGGAAAATGGCATGAAAGTAGATTCTGATTCTCCGCTCTTTGATCTATCTGCTCTGCAGTTAGTACAGAACAATGGATCCATTCCACTTGCTAaa GCTGGTTGGTATGGTAACGTTGTCTGCGCTGGAAAAGAATCCGACATACCTATACTTACAATGAC TTGCACACTTTCTGTTCTTGAGAAGTTCACATCCGGTGAGGTCCCATTAAGACCTCCTGCAAAAGCCTATGCCAACACTTTGGTAATGGGACTTGTAGAAGGAGGAAGACTctctgaagaagaagcttgggCTTACATAGACAATGCTGCTTCTAAACCTCTCTAA
- the LOC106382192 gene encoding histone deacetylase 5 isoform X1: protein MNMAGKTSVNGESNGKVHRKVGLVYDETMCKHDTPHGEAHPERPDRIRVIWENLQLAGVTQRCVVLGGTKAEDAHLQLVHTKDHVNLVKSSTNKKDYQSDRVASLVNSIYLNGSTSEAAYLAAGSVVEVAERVAKGELDSGFAIVRPPGHHAEADEAMGFCFFNNVAVAASYLLDERPDLGVKKILVVDWDVHHGNGTQKMFWEDPRVLVFSVHRREDGGFYPGGEDGSYNMVGEGPGEGFNINVPWEQGRCGDADYLAAWDHILIPVAKEFNPDIILLSAGFDAAIGDPLGGCRVTPYGYSVMLKKLMEFAQGKIVMALEGGYNLDSIAKSSLACVQVLLEDNPIQGSSEEIPFMSTWRVIQAVRKRLCAYWPSLADELSSKLINQKTPTPIVLTSNSNSEAKDNAHELLDQLSKLNIETHKVDTKVSTSWRSDLSKVDVWYASFGSNMWKPRFLCYIQGGQVEGMTKPCVGSLDKSPPKGITWGTYPNRLFFGRESTNVWGKGGVAFTNPLTSPNDQTHMCLYRITLEQFNDVLFQENGLNVDFASPIFGLTALQLVEKNGSTPLEADLAPWYGNVVCLGREGDVPILTMTCTLSVIEKFASGEVPLSPPAKAYANTLIRGLVEGGIFSEEEAEAYIDDAASKPLYINGASRF, encoded by the exons ATGAACATGGCCGGAAAAACTTCAGTTAACGGTGAATCAAATGGGAAAGTACATCGAAAGGTGGGTCTTGTTTACGACGAGACGATGTGCAAACACGACACACCTCACGGCGAGGCTCACCCTGAGCGTCCCGATCGTATCAGAGTCATCTGGGAGAACCTTCAGCTCGCCGGAGTCACTCAAAG ATGTGTGGTTCTTGGTGGTACCAAAGCAGAAGATGCGCATCTCCAACTGGTTCACACAAAGGACCATGTTAATCTAGTTAAGAGTAGCACAAACAAGAAAGATTATCAGAGTGACAGGGTTGCTTCGCTGGTGAATTCGATATATCTAAATGGAAGTACATCTGAAGCTGCATATCTTGCAGCTGGTTCTGTTGTAGAG GTGGCGGAGAGAGTTGCCAAAGGAGAGCTAGACTCTGGCTTTGCTATTGTCAGGCCTCCAGGTCACCATGCTGAGGCAGATGAAGCCATGGGGTTCTGTTTTTTCAACAATGTTGCAGTCGCTGCTAGTTATCTACTAGATGAAAGA CCTGATCTAGGTGTCAAGAAGATTCTGGTTGTTGATTGGGATGTCCATCACGGAAACGGCACGCAGAAGATGTTCTGGGAAGATCCTCGTGTGCTAGTTTTCTCTGTTcatag GCGTGAGGATGGAGGCTTCTATCCAGGGGGTGAGGATGGATCATATAACATGGTTGGTGAAGGTCCAGGTGAAGGGTTCAACATAAACGTCCCATGGGAGCAAGGAAgatgtggagatgcagattatCTTGCTGCTTGGGACCATATCTTGATTCCTGTGGCTAAGGAGTTTAATCCTGATATTATCTTGTTATCAGCTGGCTTTGATGCAG CTATTGGTGATCCACTTGGTGGTTGTCGTGTTACACCATATGGATATTCAGTTATGTTGAAGAAG CTGATGGAGTTTGCACAAGGAAAGATTGTGATGGCATTAGAGGGAGGTTACAATCTTGACTCAATTGCAAAGTCTTCACTTGCATGTGTCCAAGTTTTGCTTGAAGACAACCCAATTCAAGGTTCTTCTGAAGAAATACCATTCATGTCCACATGGCGTGTTATACAAGCT GTACGCAAGAGGCTATGTGCTTATTGGCCTTCACTTGCAGATGAACTATCATCAAAGCTGATTAATCAGAAAACTCCTACTCCA ATCGTCCTTACCTCAAACTCCAACTCTGAAGCTAAAGACAACGCTCATGAACTCCTGGATCAACTGTCAAAACTCAACATTGAAACACACAAAGTAGATACTAAGGTTTCTACATCTTGGAGAAGTGATCTCTCAAAAGTTGACGTCTGGTATGCCTCTTTCGGATCCAACATGTGGAAACCAAGGTTCCTTTGCTATATTCAAGGGGGACAA GTGGAGGGAATGACAAAGCCGTGTGTTGGTTCATTGGATAAAAGTCCACCAAAGGGAATAACGTGGGGAACATATCCAAACAGGTTATTCTTTGGCCGCGAATCTACAAATGTTTGGGGTAAAGGAGGTGTTGCTTTCACCAATCCCCTTACTAGTCCCAATGATCAAACTCACATGTGTCTGTATAGAATCAC TCTTGAGCAGTTCAACGATGTTCTGTTTCAGGAAAATGGCTTGAACGTTGATTTTGCTTCTCCAATCTTTGGCCTTACTGCTCTGCAGTTAGTAGAGAAGAATGGATCCACTCCACTTgaagctgatttg GCTCCTTGGTATGGAAACGTTGTCTGTTTGGGAAGAGAAGGCGACGTACCTATACTTACAATGAC TTGCACACTTTCTGTTATTGAGAAGTTCGCTTCTGGTGAAGTGCCATTAAGTCCTCCTGCAAAAGCCTATGCCAACACTTTGATAAGGGGACTTGTTGAAGGAGGAATATtctctgaagaagaagctgaagcttacATAGACGATGCTGCTTCTAAGCCTCTCTATATCAATGGAGCTTCACGTTTCTGA
- the LOC106382192 gene encoding histone deacetylase 5 isoform X2, which translates to MNMAGKTSVNGESNGKVHRKVGLVYDETMCKHDTPHGEAHPERPDRIRVIWENLQLAGVTQRCVVLGGTKAEDAHLQLVHTKDHVNLVKSSTNKKDYQSDRVASLVNSIYLNGSTSEAAYLAAGSVVEVAERVAKGELDSGFAIVRPPGHHAEADEAMGFCFFNNVAVAASYLLDERPDLGVKKILVVDWDVHHGNGTQKMFWEDPRVLVFSVHRREDGGFYPGGEDGSYNMVGEGPGEGFNINVPWEQGRCGDADYLAAWDHILIPVAKEFNPDIILLSAGFDAAIGDPLGGCRVTPYGYSVMLKKLMEFAQGKIVMALEGGYNLDSIAKSSLACVQVLLEDNPIQGSSEEIPFMSTWRVIQAVRKRLCAYWPSLADELSSKLINQKTPTPIVLTSNSNSEAKDNAHELLDQLSKLNIETHKVDTKVSTSWRSDLSKVDVWYASFGSNMWKPRFLCYIQGGQVEGMTKPCVGSLDKSPPKGITWGTYPNSLEQFNDVLFQENGLNVDFASPIFGLTALQLVEKNGSTPLEADLAPWYGNVVCLGREGDVPILTMTCTLSVIEKFASGEVPLSPPAKAYANTLIRGLVEGGIFSEEEAEAYIDDAASKPLYINGASRF; encoded by the exons ATGAACATGGCCGGAAAAACTTCAGTTAACGGTGAATCAAATGGGAAAGTACATCGAAAGGTGGGTCTTGTTTACGACGAGACGATGTGCAAACACGACACACCTCACGGCGAGGCTCACCCTGAGCGTCCCGATCGTATCAGAGTCATCTGGGAGAACCTTCAGCTCGCCGGAGTCACTCAAAG ATGTGTGGTTCTTGGTGGTACCAAAGCAGAAGATGCGCATCTCCAACTGGTTCACACAAAGGACCATGTTAATCTAGTTAAGAGTAGCACAAACAAGAAAGATTATCAGAGTGACAGGGTTGCTTCGCTGGTGAATTCGATATATCTAAATGGAAGTACATCTGAAGCTGCATATCTTGCAGCTGGTTCTGTTGTAGAG GTGGCGGAGAGAGTTGCCAAAGGAGAGCTAGACTCTGGCTTTGCTATTGTCAGGCCTCCAGGTCACCATGCTGAGGCAGATGAAGCCATGGGGTTCTGTTTTTTCAACAATGTTGCAGTCGCTGCTAGTTATCTACTAGATGAAAGA CCTGATCTAGGTGTCAAGAAGATTCTGGTTGTTGATTGGGATGTCCATCACGGAAACGGCACGCAGAAGATGTTCTGGGAAGATCCTCGTGTGCTAGTTTTCTCTGTTcatag GCGTGAGGATGGAGGCTTCTATCCAGGGGGTGAGGATGGATCATATAACATGGTTGGTGAAGGTCCAGGTGAAGGGTTCAACATAAACGTCCCATGGGAGCAAGGAAgatgtggagatgcagattatCTTGCTGCTTGGGACCATATCTTGATTCCTGTGGCTAAGGAGTTTAATCCTGATATTATCTTGTTATCAGCTGGCTTTGATGCAG CTATTGGTGATCCACTTGGTGGTTGTCGTGTTACACCATATGGATATTCAGTTATGTTGAAGAAG CTGATGGAGTTTGCACAAGGAAAGATTGTGATGGCATTAGAGGGAGGTTACAATCTTGACTCAATTGCAAAGTCTTCACTTGCATGTGTCCAAGTTTTGCTTGAAGACAACCCAATTCAAGGTTCTTCTGAAGAAATACCATTCATGTCCACATGGCGTGTTATACAAGCT GTACGCAAGAGGCTATGTGCTTATTGGCCTTCACTTGCAGATGAACTATCATCAAAGCTGATTAATCAGAAAACTCCTACTCCA ATCGTCCTTACCTCAAACTCCAACTCTGAAGCTAAAGACAACGCTCATGAACTCCTGGATCAACTGTCAAAACTCAACATTGAAACACACAAAGTAGATACTAAGGTTTCTACATCTTGGAGAAGTGATCTCTCAAAAGTTGACGTCTGGTATGCCTCTTTCGGATCCAACATGTGGAAACCAAGGTTCCTTTGCTATATTCAAGGGGGACAA GTGGAGGGAATGACAAAGCCGTGTGTTGGTTCATTGGATAAAAGTCCACCAAAGGGAATAACGTGGGGAACATATCCAAACAG TCTTGAGCAGTTCAACGATGTTCTGTTTCAGGAAAATGGCTTGAACGTTGATTTTGCTTCTCCAATCTTTGGCCTTACTGCTCTGCAGTTAGTAGAGAAGAATGGATCCACTCCACTTgaagctgatttg GCTCCTTGGTATGGAAACGTTGTCTGTTTGGGAAGAGAAGGCGACGTACCTATACTTACAATGAC TTGCACACTTTCTGTTATTGAGAAGTTCGCTTCTGGTGAAGTGCCATTAAGTCCTCCTGCAAAAGCCTATGCCAACACTTTGATAAGGGGACTTGTTGAAGGAGGAATATtctctgaagaagaagctgaagcttacATAGACGATGCTGCTTCTAAGCCTCTCTATATCAATGGAGCTTCACGTTTCTGA